A DNA window from Amphiprion ocellaris isolate individual 3 ecotype Okinawa chromosome 8, ASM2253959v1, whole genome shotgun sequence contains the following coding sequences:
- the aurkaip1 gene encoding aurora kinase A-interacting protein, translating into MFASKVVPHLRLLRKATCALQAHGEILNGCLQPLPAFCSSLQPKLSNYSTAADNTSPPRWIQLEPELEEALVPRKLSVSPLESWLSLRYSLPPLLESPEPQEDAELLEEKVLPPISIPVLEDEKDSATPLKCKNVLEIRRRKMNRHKFRKLQKRTKFLRKRVMEGRGKKKQKRFEDDLKKIWMRAGLKQAPDGWTTPKIFLKLHGNRRN; encoded by the exons ATGTTTGCCTCCAAAGTTGTCCCTCATCTCCGTCTGTTGCGTAAAGCAACTT GTGCACTTCAAGCCCATGGAGAAATTTTAAATGGATGTCTACAACCACTTCCTGCTTTCTGTTCTTCACTACAACCAAAACTGAGTAACTACTCAACAGCAGCAGACAACACATCTCCTCCACGATGGATCCAACTGGAGCCAGAACTGGAGGAAGCTCTTGTGCCGCGTAAACTATCAGTAAGTCCTCTGGAGAGCTGGCTCTCCCTGCGCTACTCCCTTCCTCCCCTGCTGGAGTCTCCCGAGCCACAGGAGGACGCcgagctgctggaggagaaggTACTGCCACCCATCTCCATCCCAGTTTTGGAGGATGAAAAGGATTCAGCAACACCCCTTAAATGCAAGAATGTTCTAGAGATCCGTCGGCGGAAGATGAATCGGCATAAATTCAGGAAGCTGCAAAAAAGGACTAAATTCTTGAGAAAGAGAGTGATGGAGGGCAGAGGGAAGAAGAAGCAG AAACGATTTGAGGATGATCTGAAGAAGATTTGGATGCGAGCTGGACTGAAGCAGGCTCCTGATGGATGGACTACACCTAAGATCTTCCTAAAACTTCATGGAAACAGAAGGAACTGA